One genomic segment of Musa acuminata AAA Group cultivar baxijiao chromosome BXJ3-3, Cavendish_Baxijiao_AAA, whole genome shotgun sequence includes these proteins:
- the LOC135580872 gene encoding uncharacterized protein LOC135580872 isoform X2, translating to MFGISYGELFLILGATAALIGPKDLPVIARTAGRLAGRAIGYVQLARGQFETVVQQSQANKVHKELQDTIAQLEAIRYEIRSISIINPGPFTRRLDGQEQVQNTGLDIAAKPDGENQPIATISKDLTRANSVSSSLHSQAMAYARLAEAPNIKLSSSETHEDVLKLNGEGDLLTVLPVSAESAGLLPKHRDEEAKGCDILLEAVVEAEVARNAKDFFAQPQNQIPNQ from the exons GCCCAAAGGATCTCCCAGTTATTGCTAGGACGGCTGGGAGACTCGCAGGAAGAGCGATTGGGTATGTTCAATTGGCTCGTGGGCAGTTTGAAACAGTTGTGCAGCAATCTCAGGCTAACAAG GTACACAAAGAACTACAAGACACCATTGCTCAATTAGAAGCAATTCGTTATGAAATACGTAGCATATCAATCATAAACCCAGGTCCATTTACACGGAGGCTGGATGGACAAGAACAAGTGCAAAACACTG GCCTTGACATTGCTGCAAAACCTGATGGAGAGAATCAGCCAATAGCAACAATCTCTAAG GATCTGACTAGAGCAAATTCAGTTTCTTCCAGTCTGCATAGCCAAGCAATGGCTTATGCGAGGCTAGCTGAAGCTCCAAATATCAAATTAAGTTCTTCTGAAACTCACGAAGATGTGTTGAAACTTAATGGTGAAGGCGATCTGCTGACTGTTCTGCCTGTCTCTGCTGAATCTGCGGGATTACTTCCAAAGCATCGTG ATGAAGAAGCAAAAGGTTGCGACATTCTGCTAGAAGCAGTGGTGGAGGCAGAGGTGGCACGCAATGCCAAAGACTTCTTTGCACAACCACAGAATCAAATACCTAATCAGTGA